Proteins co-encoded in one Uloborus diversus isolate 005 chromosome 9, Udiv.v.3.1, whole genome shotgun sequence genomic window:
- the LOC129230048 gene encoding ribosomal protein 63, mitochondrial-like, whose protein sequence is MRISGILCAYKFVKGIPGNIWIGKHRFVPPVTKKDRLEMWKRMMYEEEVMMYLNNPYVNEEDEKLYLEKHSTPQEKVFFKVKPPLKPLKDRTIADHLGHLNSNRTWGDHSHQ, encoded by the coding sequence ATGCGAATCAGCGGGATTTTGTGTGCCTACAAATTTGTCAAAGGCATACCAGGTAATATCTGGATAGGTAAACATCGTTTTGTCCCTCCTGTTACAAAGAAAGATCGTTTGGAGATGTGGAAAAGAATGATGTATGAAGAAGAAGTTATGATGTATCTGAACAATCCGTATGTCAATGAAGAAGATGAAAAATTGTATTTGGAAAAACACAGTACTCCCCAGGAAAAAGTGTTCTTCAAAGTAAAACCACCTTTGAAACCATTGAAAGACAGGACAATAGCAGATCACTTAGGACACCTTAATTCAAATCGTACTTGGGGTGATCACTCACATcagtaa